The following proteins are encoded in a genomic region of Mycoplasmopsis columbinasalis:
- a CDS encoding thymidine kinase: protein MYLKQKFNGLLEVITGPMFSGKSAELLKRIKILDIAEIKTLIIKPQIDNRFSESNIVSRTGAQIKANVVTKAADILKLWDKHYQAVAIDEANFLDAELLNVIDYLIAQGVRVICSGLDTDFLRRPFGIMPEIMAIADSIAKLKAVCVKCKSNAGFSFRKVKSNELNLIGDSEYEARCRICHIQGEQEKQK, encoded by the coding sequence ATGTATTTAAAACAAAAATTTAATGGTCTTTTAGAAGTTATTACTGGGCCTATGTTTTCTGGCAAGAGTGCTGAATTATTGAAAAGAATTAAAATTTTAGACATTGCTGAAATCAAAACATTAATAATCAAACCTCAAATTGACAATCGTTTTAGCGAAAGCAATATTGTCAGCCGCACTGGGGCACAAATTAAGGCAAATGTAGTTACTAAAGCTGCGGACATTTTGAAGTTATGAGACAAACACTATCAAGCAGTGGCTATTGACGAAGCCAATTTTTTAGACGCTGAATTACTTAATGTCATTGATTATTTAATCGCTCAAGGAGTTCGAGTTATTTGTTCAGGGCTAGACACGGATTTTTTAAGGCGACCTTTTGGGATTATGCCTGAAATAATGGCGATTGCTGACAGTATCGCTAAGCTCAAAGCTGTGTGCGTTAAATGCAAATCTAATGCTGGATTTTCATTTAGAAAAGTAAAATCAAATGAACTTAATTTAATTGGTGATTCCGAATACGAAGCGAGATGTAGAATTTGTCACATTCAAGGTGAGCAAGAAAAACAAAAGTAA